Within Primulina tabacum isolate GXHZ01 chromosome 5, ASM2559414v2, whole genome shotgun sequence, the genomic segment AGAGTGATAATTTTTTAGCATATACACTTTTTTAAAGTGAATTATTAAATGCATTTTGCTCAGCTTACCAACTCTGAAACTGTCTCGGAAAGAAGAGATTGTATGATGTCAAAATACATTATTTGCAGTTTGCAAACTGTTTATAAGCTACTATATTGTACTTACAAAAATCAATGTGAAATGGTCTCACACCAATTTTGTTAGATGGATCATTGATCCGACCTAGGTATTATTATTCATGATAGTTATGGATCAGGTCGACCAATCTTATAGATATAGACTTGTGAAACTATATCACAAGATACCTATTGCATGCATCACTAATAATAGTATTTGTCTATATATTTTgccaaaattataaatatttatagttCTGATATTTATCCCGTAAAGCGAGTAAAAGAAAATTGTCATCTCATCACTAAATAGGAAATCATTTAAATCTGATCATCCAAATCCAGTAGATTATATTTGCATTTTTATAACTGAAAACCTGATTTGCATCTATCATTATCCATTTTATAACTTTTGGAagtttctcaaaaaaaaaataaaattgtaaaatgtAAATTTTCACTTAATTTACCTAGTAACATATATCCTACAACCATATTTGTCTCAAGCTACGCTTGTCAAAATTTATTCCCAATTTTCAAACTTGTAAAGTGaatcattttatatatatatatatatatatatatcaagataAAGAATCTCCAAGTGAAAATAATATCCCGGATAAAAAGTTAAATATATCAAGTAGAAAATCTGGTAAAGGTTTATCATATCCAATCAGTAAACAAATCTGTCACACaaatctccaaaaatttcaaattgattCCGAAAACTAAATGATCCTATAAATTCATGCCATTCATCACTCACATTTCTCATTTTTCACACACACAAATCCACCATGATTTCTTCGAAACGCCATTTCCTCTTCCTCGTTTTTTCTCTACTTTGCTTCATCTCTTCCTACGCGGACATCGTTTCGCACGATGGAAGAGCCCTCACGATCAACGGTAAACGTAGAATCATCCTTTCGGGTTCGATTCACTACCCACGAAGCACTGTCGAGGTAAATAAAAATGGGTACTTgatatcaaaaaaattaaaatatacataaacAAGAACAACAAGATTCGCTAACGTCATGTTCATTTGTTTGTCATATGATCAGATGTGGCCTGATCTGATCAAGAAATCTAAGGAAGGTGGCTTGGATGCCATCGAAACGTATGTCTTCTGGAATGCGCATGAGCCTCTTCGTCGCCAGTACGATTTTTCGGGCAATTTGGATCTCGTGAGGTTCATTAAAACGGTCCAGAACGAAGGTCTCTACGCTGTTCTTCGTATTGGACCTTACGTTTGTGCAGAATGGAACTATGGGTAAGTGATCAACATTATTGTGActaaaatttcaaatcttaTATTTCTATagcatattattattatttttaaaaatattacataTAAATTATATGCTTACATTTTCTCTTATATTCAGAGGATTCCCCGTGTGGTTGCATAATCTGCCTGGGGTTGAGCTTCGAACTTCCAATACTGTTTACATGGTACTAATTAGTTAAAAGTTTAAAACCCtttcaataattaaatataatatatttattgtcATTATATATCTTTATTATctcttttaaattatttaattatattttttcctTACATTTCCAGAATGAGATGCAAAATTTCACTACATTGATAGTGGACATGTTAAAGAAAGAGAACCTTTTTGCATCACAAGGAGGTCCCATCATTCTAGCACAGGTTCGTATGtaaatatacatacatatctatctatatatataatatatatatatatatatatattatttatgtaCTCAATAAATGGAAATAAATCACatttgaaattatttacagattgaGAATGAGTATGGAAATGTCATCTCGACATACGGCGACGCGGGAAAAGCGTACATGAACTGGTGCGCAAGCATGGCTAATTCACTGGACATTGGGGTTCCATGGATCATGTGCCAACAAGATGATGCCCCTCCCTCTGTGGTAATTAAACTATcgtttctcatatttttaaattaaaataaaataaaattttattggttattaaaatattttttatttacattTCTTGATTGTGAATTGTGATAGATCAACACATGCAATGGCTTCTACTGTGATCAATTCACTCCCAATAATCCAAACAGCCCCAAGATGTGGACAGAAAATTGGACTGGATGGTTAGTCTAATTATACCAATAATATcgattatttattatttttttaacatatacgattggtatttttaaaatatttattataaatttattgtaaatatttatttatttaggttCAAGAACTGGGGTAGCAAACATCCATTCAGAACAGCTGAAGATCTCGCATTTTCCGTGGCACGGTTTTTCCAAAATATGGGCACTTTCCAAAATTATTATATGGTTCGTatcaaataaatctttttttttttttgagtttgacattattgcaaaaaaaatttattattatctccatatttttttgttgatttttgttaattatcACAGTACCATGGTGGAACCAACTTCGGAAGAACCGCTGGTGGCCCGTATATTACCACATCATAcgattacaatgcaccccttaACGAATATGgtaaacaaaattaatttcttaatatttatatttatttaattcttaaaaataaatatctttTTAATGGTAAATTTTAATACTGCAGGTGATTTGAATCAACCAAAATACGGACACTTGAAGAAGCTCCACGATGCGTTGCATTCAATTGAGAAAGTTTTAACCTATGGAGATTATAACAATACCGACTTGGGATCTTATAATTATGTAAGTCTTTAAATTTTATAACTATTTAACATATCTTATACAAATATTATACGACAAAGTTTAcagaaatttgaatttaatttcgATGTTATCTATGAATTTTTGCAGATTACTGAATTCAAACACAATGGTATCTCGAGTTGTTTCCTTGGCAACGCCAACTCGTCAAGTGATGCTACCATAAACTACAACGGAGTCGACTACCACGTGCCCGCATGGTCTGTTAGTATCCTCCCCGATTGTAAGACCGAAGCTTACAACACTGCTAAGGTACTACATTGAATTACGAGACATGgattcaaatattttatcgCGGTTGTTGACTTATCTTAATCATTTCGAAATTTTTAGGTAAATACGCAAACTTCAGTGATGGTGAAGAAGGCGAATGATGCCGAAGTAGAGCCAACTGGACTGAACTGGAAATGGAGGCCTGAGATCATTGATGAACCAGTTGTTCTTGGCAAGGGTCAACTCTCTTCTGGCCAACTCGTTGACCAAAAGGCCATTAATGATGTTAGCGACTATTTGTGGTACATGACAAggtatataattatatatattaatttaatttctaaaattggttaattttaattatgttcaAGTATATAGTAGGTAATTATTGTTCCTCAATTGTTACATGTTTCACGTTTAGAATCTGTGTTTGTGCGATGGTTtatatttctttaaatatattagCATATGGTATGTAATTAAGTGTTTTAATTGTAATTAATTACATTttttctatttaatttttttctatttttattttcctttttgaATAGTGTGAATCTTGACAAGAAGGATCCCGTCGTTGGAGACACAATGACTCTTCGTGTGAATGCCACTGGACATATAATGCATGCTTATGTCAATGGGGAGTATCTTggtaaataattattattaatcttcTATAAATTcgaattatatataatttcttacttaaataaattaaattatttttgtaaaatataaacatgggacaatttttgttttgaatttcAGCCTCCCAGTGGGCCACCTATGGAGTTTTTAACTATGTTTTCGAGAAGGATGTTAAGTTCAAGCATGGAAAGAACCAAATCTCAATTCTGAGTGCCACCGTTGGACTACAGGTATTTGTTGACATACAGATTTATTGATACCACTGCTACTATTATTGATGGGTTTTTTTTACAGAACTACGGAGGTGAATTTGATTCGGTACGAGCTGGACTACCGGGACCGATCGAGATCATCAGAAAGAAGGGCGATGTGACCATCATCAAAGACTTATCAAGCCACAAATGGTCTTACAAGATTGGATTGAAGGGGTTGGATGACAAATTATTCAAGGCAGATCCCAAATCTGATTCGCAATGGAAATCTACTGATCTTCCTGTCAATAGGATGCTCACTTGGTACAAGGTAATATATACATATCATGTGATTTTGTTTATAGATATATATTTGTTGGTTTctaactatttatttattttttaaaattttagacgACTTTCAAGCCTCCGATCGGTGAAGATGCCATCGTAGTAGACTTACAAGGACTAGGGAAAGGTCTTGCTTGGGTTAATGGAAACAGCCTCGGACGATACTGGCCAAGTTATATGACAGAGGACACTTGCTCGAATGATCCTTGCGACTACCGGGGCGGGTACTGGAGCTGGAAGTGTGCCACGAACTGTGGGAAACCTTCACAAAGATGGTTAGTGTCGTAAAGAGATAGTGTTACATAAGTTGAATTTGAAACATTTCTTTCAGAATATTCACAAGTCAAGACTCTTCTTAGGTACCACGTTCCCCGTTCTTTCATAAACGAGGGAGACAACGAGCTCGTGCTCTTTGAAGAATTCGGAGGCGACCCTTCTCTGGTCAACTTCCAGACAGTGCGTGTGGGAAGCGTGTGCGGCAACGCCTACGAGGGCAACGACATGGAGCTGTCGTGCCAAGGAAGGGCGATCTCAGAGATCAAATTCGCGAGCTTTGGCGAAGTTGGAGGGGCTTGTGGCTCGTTCGAGAAGGGTTCTTGTGAAACTTCCAAGGATGTGCTTTCCATTGTCCAGAAGGTAATTATAATAACTTTATAATTTTTTCACTAATCATAGATTTTTCGTCGAAAAGTAATTTTGTTATACATTGTATTTTGTAGGAATGTGTGGGGAAACAATCTTGCTCGGTTCCTGCAAGCGAAGACCGACTCGGATCAGCAAGTTGTGATGCTGGAGTGAGCAAGAGGCTCGTGGTGGAGGCTGTTTGTAATTAGGGTTTGATTTAAATGGGAATTTGGTTAGGTTTGAGAGTTAGTAAATTAATTGTTTGTTTTCCTTTGATATTATTAGGGTTTTCGGTTTTTTATATTCGGTGGCCTtttgttatttatttgatttctaattaaaattctcattttCTCTTCTCAATTATTTTGCCTCTAtaattgttttattaaatgaatttaatgatagttataaaacatttaattaatccGATCATaactataaatattttatgattgtgCTAGTTTATCATCTAAAGTAACTACGTAAAATTAGTTAGTATAAGTAAAGaatcatttaattttaaaaaaaatgtgacTGAGAATCCAATTTGATGGTATAATTTTGTTATTAACGATGAATTATAATCTATTGATGATTGTATTCTGTCAATCAAAGAATGAACCAACAGCTCaaacacaaaaataaaataaaaatcaatttaaatatgAAATTGATAATTTCTAAAAATTTACGTACAATTTAATTTCCTTGGATATTAATACCGAGACAATTAATTTTATTCACTTATGcgtaaatctcaaatttgaCTTTAATTTAACTAATGGACATATGGAGAGATTGTAGTTTTATAAGGATTTAtacgaaaatatatatatttaaacttAGGAAAATGTTGATTTTTTGTTAGAAACTTTGCATGAGAAAATAGTGGAATATCAAAGAAATTGTGTAATCATAACATCACATTTAAAAACCAACTAATTCGAGAGAGTTAGATTAATCGTTTGTCATTTTATCAACATTGTACGTGGCATACTGTTTTACAAGTACTGTCGTTAcaaattcaaaaaatttgaaGGAATGTTTGGAGTTTgatgttttgaaatttgaatgtaaaatttaaatttattgatgAGAAAAGGGAGTGGAAAAGAAAAGTAATTATGAGTTTGCAATAGATTTTGTTAAAAGTAGGATGTTGACACAAACGACACATAAGTAATTTCACTCCTAGTATCATAATtcacaaaacaaaaatttacgTCTCACGgttcaattttatgagacgaatttTTAACCTGatttaattcataaaaaaattattattacttttactaaaaatattaattttttattttaagtataaatcgggttgacctgtctcagaACAAAAGATCCTGAGATCATCTCacctatttttttcaatttacaACGCCATGGGTGAGAATTCAACCGCACAATCCATGCCTATGAGTGGATTCGtgcgaaaaatatatttttaaataaatgtataaatgttatttgtataattttccAAATACACCAAAAATGCATGAAATAACATAAAACTTATATTTATTATCATATTACCATTTGATTCAAGTTTCAAAATTTCCGgtgatggttttttttttttttttttttaaatttttacttACTCCATTGCTTAGATATGGTGAGGCTATGATGCACTTAGAAATTAGTACAAGCCCTTGCCCATGATTAAACAAAATGAcagtatttaaataaattttgttttcGCCAAATTTAGGTTGGACTTTTTCCATTTTAGTAAATGA encodes:
- the LOC142546027 gene encoding beta-galactosidase 15-like — its product is MISSKRHFLFLVFSLLCFISSYADIVSHDGRALTINGKRRIILSGSIHYPRSTVEMWPDLIKKSKEGGLDAIETYVFWNAHEPLRRQYDFSGNLDLVRFIKTVQNEGLYAVLRIGPYVCAEWNYGGFPVWLHNLPGVELRTSNTVYMNEMQNFTTLIVDMLKKENLFASQGGPIILAQIENEYGNVISTYGDAGKAYMNWCASMANSLDIGVPWIMCQQDDAPPSVINTCNGFYCDQFTPNNPNSPKMWTENWTGWFKNWGSKHPFRTAEDLAFSVARFFQNMGTFQNYYMYHGGTNFGRTAGGPYITTSYDYNAPLNEYGDLNQPKYGHLKKLHDALHSIEKVLTYGDYNNTDLGSYNYITEFKHNGISSCFLGNANSSSDATINYNGVDYHVPAWSVSILPDCKTEAYNTAKVNTQTSVMVKKANDAEVEPTGLNWKWRPEIIDEPVVLGKGQLSSGQLVDQKAINDVSDYLWYMTSVNLDKKDPVVGDTMTLRVNATGHIMHAYVNGEYLASQWATYGVFNYVFEKDVKFKHGKNQISILSATVGLQNYGGEFDSVRAGLPGPIEIIRKKGDVTIIKDLSSHKWSYKIGLKGLDDKLFKADPKSDSQWKSTDLPVNRMLTWYKTTFKPPIGEDAIVVDLQGLGKGLAWVNGNSLGRYWPSYMTEDTCSNDPCDYRGGYWSWKCATNCGKPSQRWYHVPRSFINEGDNELVLFEEFGGDPSLVNFQTVRVGSVCGNAYEGNDMELSCQGRAISEIKFASFGEVGGACGSFEKGSCETSKDVLSIVQKECVGKQSCSVPASEDRLGSASCDAGVSKRLVVEAVCN